One segment of Streptomyces sp. TG1A-8 DNA contains the following:
- a CDS encoding aspartate-semialdehyde dehydrogenase: protein MTPRPTLAVVGATGAVGAVMLGILSQRADVWGEIRLVASPRSAGRKLTVRGEEVEVVALGEEAFDGVDVAVFEVPEEVSARWAPVAAARGAVVVDDSDAFRTDADVPLVVPEVNAHAVRSRPRGIVAGPGCTTLSMIVALAALHAGFGLRGLAVSSYQAVSGAGRAGVEALRAQLSLVAGTELGTGPGDVRRAVGEATGPFPEPVALNVVPWVGSLRADGWSSEEMRVRAESRKVLGLPALPVAVTCVRVPVVTGHSLTVHARFQDEVTVDGAREILATAPGVVLCDDPAAGEFPTPADVVGTDPTWVGRVRRALDDPSALELFVCGDNLRKGAALNTVQIAELVAAEITGRPPGRG, encoded by the coding sequence ATGACGCCGCGCCCGACGCTCGCGGTCGTGGGAGCGACCGGGGCCGTCGGCGCGGTCATGCTCGGGATCCTGTCCCAGAGGGCGGACGTCTGGGGCGAGATCCGTCTGGTCGCCTCGCCGCGCTCGGCCGGCCGCAAGCTGACCGTGCGCGGCGAGGAGGTCGAGGTGGTGGCCCTGGGCGAGGAGGCCTTCGACGGGGTCGACGTCGCGGTGTTCGAGGTGCCCGAGGAGGTCTCCGCCCGGTGGGCGCCGGTCGCCGCCGCGCGCGGCGCGGTCGTCGTCGACGACTCGGACGCCTTCCGGACGGACGCGGACGTGCCGCTCGTCGTCCCCGAGGTCAACGCGCACGCGGTGCGCTCGCGCCCGCGCGGGATCGTCGCCGGACCCGGCTGCACGACCCTGTCGATGATCGTGGCCCTGGCCGCGCTGCACGCCGGGTTCGGGCTGCGCGGGCTGGCGGTGTCGTCGTACCAGGCGGTGAGCGGGGCCGGGCGGGCCGGCGTGGAGGCGCTGCGGGCCCAGCTGTCCCTGGTCGCCGGCACCGAGCTGGGGACCGGCCCCGGTGACGTGCGGCGGGCCGTGGGGGAGGCCACCGGGCCCTTCCCGGAACCGGTCGCGCTGAACGTCGTCCCGTGGGTCGGGTCGCTCCGGGCGGACGGCTGGTCGTCGGAGGAGATGAGGGTGCGGGCCGAGTCCCGCAAGGTCCTCGGGCTGCCGGCCCTGCCCGTCGCCGTGACCTGCGTGCGCGTGCCCGTGGTCACCGGGCACTCCCTGACCGTGCACGCCCGCTTCCAGGACGAGGTGACGGTCGACGGCGCCCGCGAGATCCTCGCCACCGCGCCCGGCGTGGTGCTCTGCGACGACCCGGCCGCCGGCGAGTTCCCCACCCCCGCCGACGTGGTAGGCACCGACCCGACCTGGGTCGGCCGGGTGCGGCGGGCGCTGGACGACCCGAGCGCGCTCGAGCTCTTCGTCTGCGGCGACAACCTGCGCAAGGGTGCCGCGCTGAACACCGTGCAGATCGCGGAGCTGGTGGCGGCCGAGATCACGGGCCGCCCGCCGGGCCGCGGCTAG
- a CDS encoding YbaB/EbfC family nucleoid-associated protein — MIPGGGQPNMQQLLQQAQKMQEDLQRAQEELANTEVDGQAGGGLVRATVTGSGELRALKIDPEAVDPEDTDTLADLIVAAVQAANENAQALQQQKLGPLAQGLGGGSGIPGLPF; from the coding sequence GTGATCCCCGGTGGTGGCCAGCCCAACATGCAGCAGTTGCTCCAGCAGGCCCAGAAGATGCAGGAGGACCTGCAGCGGGCGCAGGAGGAACTGGCGAACACGGAGGTCGACGGACAGGCGGGCGGCGGCCTGGTGAGGGCCACCGTGACCGGCTCCGGCGAGCTGCGCGCGCTGAAGATCGACCCGGAGGCGGTGGACCCGGAGGACACCGACACCCTCGCCGACCTGATCGTGGCGGCCGTACAGGCGGCCAACGAGAACGCGCAGGCGCTCCAGCAGCAGAAGCTCGGCCCGCTGGCCCAGGGACTGGGCGGCGGGAGCGGCATCCCCGGTCTGCCGTTCTGA
- the recR gene encoding recombination mediator RecR, protein MYEGVVQDLIDELGRLPGVGPKSAQRIAFHILQAEPTDVKRLAQALLEVKAKVRFCAVCGNVAQEELCNICRDPRRDPSVICVVEEPKDVVAVERTREFRGRYHVLGGAISPIEGVGPDDLRIRELLARLADGTVTELILATDPNLEGEATATYLARMIKPMGLKVTRLASGLPVGGDLEYADEVTLGRAFEGRRLLDV, encoded by the coding sequence TTGTACGAAGGCGTGGTCCAGGACCTCATCGACGAGCTGGGGCGGCTGCCCGGCGTCGGTCCCAAGAGCGCGCAGCGGATCGCCTTCCACATCCTGCAGGCCGAGCCGACGGACGTGAAGCGGCTCGCGCAGGCCCTCCTGGAGGTGAAGGCGAAGGTCCGTTTCTGCGCGGTCTGCGGCAACGTGGCACAGGAGGAGCTGTGCAACATCTGCCGCGACCCGCGCCGCGACCCGTCGGTCATCTGCGTGGTGGAGGAGCCGAAGGACGTGGTCGCGGTGGAGCGCACCCGCGAGTTCCGCGGCCGCTACCACGTCCTCGGCGGAGCGATCAGCCCGATCGAGGGCGTGGGCCCCGACGACCTGCGCATCCGGGAACTCCTCGCGCGGCTGGCGGACGGGACGGTCACGGAGCTGATCCTGGCCACGGACCCCAACCTGGAGGGCGAGGCGACGGCGACGTACCTCGCCCGGATGATCAAACCCATGGGCCTGAAGGTCACCCGCCTGGCCAGCGGCCTCCCGGTGGGTGGCGACCTGGAATACGCGGACGAGGTGACCCTCGGCCGCGCCTTCGAGGGGAGACGACTCCTAGATGTCTGA
- a CDS encoding aspartate aminotransferase family protein: protein MTPQPHPEAGAAVKAADRAHVFHSWSAQDLIDPLAVAGAEGSYFWDYDGKRYLDFTSGLVFTNIGYQHPEVVAAIQEQAARLTTFAPAFAVEARSEAARLIAERTPGDLDKIFFTNGGADAVEHAVRMARLHTGRPKVLSAYRSYHGGTQQAVNLTGDPRRWASDSGAAGVVHFWAPFLYRSRFYAGTEEQECARALEHLETTLAFEGPGTVAAIVLETIPGTAGIMVPPPGYLAGVREICDEHGIVFVLDEVMAGFGRTGEWFAADLFGVVPDLMTFAKGVNSGYVPLGGVAISQRIAETFGKRPYPGGLTYSGHPLACAAAVATIGVMAREGVVENARRLGESVLAPGLAKLAERHPSVGEVRGTGMFWALELVRDRETREPLVPYNAAGEANAPMAAFAAAAKRHGLWPFVNMNRTHVVPPCTVTEEELEEGLAALDAALTVADEHTVR, encoded by the coding sequence ATGACCCCTCAGCCCCATCCCGAAGCCGGCGCCGCGGTGAAGGCCGCGGACCGCGCGCACGTCTTCCACTCCTGGTCCGCGCAGGACCTCATCGACCCGCTCGCCGTCGCCGGCGCCGAGGGGTCCTACTTCTGGGACTACGACGGGAAGCGGTACCTGGACTTCACCAGCGGGCTCGTCTTCACCAACATCGGCTACCAGCACCCCGAGGTCGTCGCCGCGATCCAGGAGCAGGCCGCGCGCCTGACGACGTTCGCGCCCGCGTTCGCCGTGGAGGCGCGCTCGGAGGCGGCCCGGCTGATCGCCGAGCGGACGCCCGGCGACCTGGACAAGATCTTCTTCACCAACGGCGGCGCCGACGCCGTCGAGCACGCGGTGCGCATGGCCCGGCTGCACACGGGCCGCCCGAAGGTGCTCTCGGCCTACCGCTCGTACCACGGCGGCACCCAGCAGGCGGTGAACCTCACCGGCGACCCGCGCCGCTGGGCCTCCGACAGCGGCGCCGCCGGGGTCGTCCACTTCTGGGCGCCGTTCCTCTACCGCTCCCGCTTCTACGCCGGGACCGAGGAGCAGGAGTGCGCGCGGGCGCTGGAGCACCTGGAGACGACGCTCGCCTTCGAGGGCCCGGGGACGGTCGCCGCGATCGTCCTGGAGACCATCCCCGGCACCGCCGGCATCATGGTGCCGCCGCCGGGCTACCTGGCCGGCGTCCGGGAGATCTGCGACGAGCACGGGATCGTCTTCGTCCTGGACGAGGTCATGGCCGGGTTCGGGCGGACCGGTGAGTGGTTCGCCGCCGACCTCTTCGGCGTCGTGCCCGACCTGATGACCTTCGCCAAGGGCGTGAACTCGGGATACGTGCCGCTCGGCGGTGTCGCCATCTCGCAGCGGATCGCGGAGACCTTCGGCAAGCGGCCGTACCCGGGCGGGCTCACCTACTCCGGGCACCCGCTGGCCTGCGCCGCCGCCGTCGCCACGATCGGGGTGATGGCGCGGGAGGGCGTCGTGGAGAACGCCAGGCGGCTCGGCGAGTCGGTCCTCGCCCCCGGGCTCGCGAAGCTGGCCGAGCGGCACCCGAGCGTGGGCGAGGTGCGCGGCACCGGCATGTTCTGGGCGCTGGAACTGGTGCGCGACCGGGAGACGCGCGAGCCGCTGGTGCCGTACAACGCGGCCGGCGAGGCGAACGCCCCCATGGCCGCGTTCGCCGCCGCCGCCAAGCGGCACGGGCTGTGGCCCTTCGTGAACATGAACCGCACCCACGTGGTGCCGCCGTGCACGGTCACCGAGGAGGAGCTGGAGGAGGGCCTGGCCGCGCTGGACGCCGCGCTGACCGTGGCCGACGAGCACACGGTGCGGTGA
- a CDS encoding serine/threonine-protein kinase — MEKPGAGDPVGVPPGVQPWGRIGGYRLLARLGAGGMGQVYLARSDRGRTVAVKLVREELAEQEEFRARFRQEVEAARRVGGYWTAPVLDADTEAAVPWVATGYVAGPSLERVVGHDHGALPERSVWILAAGLAHALKDIHAAGIVHRDLKPSNVLVTIDGPRVIDFGIARALETSAGDGLTRTGSLVGSPGFMAPEQVRGDRITPACDVFCLGSVLAYAATGAQPFGGADSGVHALMFRIAQEEPDLERVPEGIADLIRDCLRKDPAARPSLDAVLERTGAEDTVSGGRSRDPWLPAALVAQLGRHAVQLLEVEDPQGETARSARPARPASPDGDGPAAADGPPAGAGGFGPANGPAVDAGGAGGADSGPAAAVPPPARAQWPGGGPGGAPEHGQPVRRPPAVVNGRTPPAGPATPPAYGTPGPYGHPQQYVQQHALPAAPPAASPGPYGYPQQPYHPYGGDPGSTPPYGPPPVAAGQEPERGNGRSTALLVVIALVVALGAGGSVYALMQRGGAGDDGRAGPVPTVTRASPTTSDPPAPTTPVPTSSAPSDGAVPAAYLGTWRTTIENSDGSATRELTIRQGEVGDTVLTLVADGPAAGGTYHCVFEAPLAGEPGGDGPLEIGPSTVTSGEPASSCSPGEATEVALLSDGRLRRTKAGGGESLTYTKR; from the coding sequence ATGGAGAAGCCGGGGGCGGGGGATCCGGTGGGGGTCCCCCCGGGCGTTCAGCCCTGGGGGAGGATCGGCGGGTACCGGCTGCTGGCGCGGCTGGGCGCGGGCGGGATGGGGCAGGTGTACCTGGCCCGGTCGGACCGGGGCCGTACCGTCGCCGTGAAACTGGTCCGCGAGGAGCTGGCCGAGCAGGAGGAGTTCCGGGCGCGGTTCCGGCAGGAGGTGGAGGCCGCGCGGCGGGTCGGCGGGTACTGGACCGCGCCGGTGCTGGACGCGGACACCGAGGCGGCGGTGCCGTGGGTGGCCACCGGGTACGTGGCCGGGCCCAGCCTCGAACGGGTCGTCGGGCACGACCACGGGGCGCTGCCCGAGCGGTCGGTGTGGATCCTCGCGGCCGGGCTCGCGCACGCGCTGAAGGACATCCACGCGGCGGGCATCGTGCACCGGGACCTCAAGCCGTCCAACGTGCTGGTGACCATCGACGGGCCGCGGGTGATCGACTTCGGGATCGCGCGGGCGCTGGAGACGTCGGCGGGGGACGGGCTGACCCGGACCGGCTCGCTGGTGGGGTCGCCCGGGTTCATGGCCCCGGAGCAGGTGCGGGGGGACCGGATCACCCCGGCCTGCGACGTCTTCTGCCTCGGTTCCGTGCTGGCCTACGCGGCGACCGGGGCGCAGCCCTTCGGCGGCGCCGACAGCGGGGTGCACGCCCTGATGTTCCGCATCGCGCAGGAGGAGCCGGACCTGGAGCGGGTGCCGGAGGGGATCGCCGACCTGATCCGGGACTGCCTGAGGAAGGACCCCGCCGCGCGGCCCTCGCTGGACGCGGTCCTGGAACGGACGGGCGCGGAGGACACCGTGTCCGGGGGGCGCTCCCGCGACCCCTGGCTGCCGGCGGCGCTGGTGGCCCAGCTGGGGCGGCACGCCGTCCAGCTGCTGGAGGTGGAGGACCCGCAGGGGGAGACCGCGCGGTCCGCACGCCCCGCGCGGCCGGCGTCACCGGACGGGGACGGCCCCGCTGCGGCGGACGGGCCGCCGGCGGGTGCGGGCGGTTTCGGCCCGGCGAACGGCCCGGCGGTGGACGCGGGCGGCGCGGGGGGTGCGGACAGCGGGCCGGCCGCCGCCGTGCCCCCGCCCGCCCGGGCCCAGTGGCCCGGAGGCGGTCCGGGCGGGGCCCCGGAGCACGGGCAGCCCGTCCGCCGTCCGCCCGCCGTGGTCAACGGGCGGACCCCGCCCGCCGGGCCCGCGACGCCTCCCGCGTACGGCACCCCCGGCCCGTACGGCCATCCGCAGCAGTACGTCCAGCAGCATGCCCTGCCCGCCGCGCCCCCGGCCGCGTCCCCCGGTCCCTACGGGTATCCGCAGCAGCCGTACCACCCCTACGGCGGCGACCCCGGCTCCACCCCGCCGTACGGGCCGCCACCGGTCGCCGCCGGGCAGGAGCCGGAGCGCGGGAACGGGCGCTCCACCGCGCTGCTCGTCGTGATCGCGCTGGTCGTGGCGCTGGGCGCCGGCGGTTCGGTGTACGCGCTGATGCAGCGCGGCGGCGCCGGGGACGACGGCAGGGCCGGCCCGGTGCCGACCGTCACCCGCGCCTCGCCCACGACGTCCGACCCGCCCGCCCCGACGACCCCGGTGCCGACCTCCTCCGCTCCCTCCGACGGCGCGGTCCCGGCCGCCTACCTGGGCACCTGGCGGACCACGATCGAGAACTCCGACGGCTCCGCCACCCGCGAACTCACCATCCGGCAGGGTGAGGTCGGCGACACGGTCCTCACGCTCGTCGCGGACGGCCCCGCCGCGGGCGGCACCTACCACTGCGTCTTCGAGGCACCGCTCGCCGGGGAGCCGGGCGGCGACGGCCCGCTGGAGATCGGGCCGTCCACGGTGACCAGCGGCGAGCCGGCGTCGTCCTGCTCCCCGGGCGAGGCCACGGAGGTCGCGCTGCTGTCCGACGGCCGCCTGAGGCGGACGAAGGCGGGCGGCGGGGAGAGCCTGACCTACACGAAGCGGTGA
- a CDS encoding adenylosuccinate synthase, with protein sequence MPALVLLGAQWGDEGKGKATDLLGGSVDYVVRYQGGNNAGHTVVVGDQKYALHLLPSGILSPGCTPVIGNGVVVDPSVLLSELSGLNERGVDTSKLLISGNAHVITPYNVTVDKVTERFLGKRKIGTTGRGIGPTYADKINRVGIRVQDLYDESILTQKVEAALDVKNQILTKLYNRRAIAVHQVVEELLGYAEQIEPYVADTVLVLNQALEDDKVVLFEGGQGTLLDIDHGTYPFVTSSNPTAGGACTGAGVGPTRISRVIGILKAYTTRVGAGPFPTELFDEDGEALRRIGGERGVTTGRDRRCGWFDAVIARYATRVNGLTDFFLTKLDVLTGWERIPVCVAYEIDGRRVEELPYSQSDFHHAKPVYETLPGWSEDITKAKSFSDLPKNAQNYVKALEEMSGAPISAIGVGPGRDETIEVNSFL encoded by the coding sequence GTGCCCGCACTTGTGCTGCTCGGTGCTCAGTGGGGTGACGAAGGCAAGGGGAAGGCGACCGACCTGCTCGGTGGCTCGGTGGACTATGTAGTGCGCTACCAGGGCGGCAACAACGCCGGCCACACGGTCGTCGTCGGCGACCAGAAGTACGCGCTCCACCTCCTCCCTTCCGGAATCCTCTCCCCCGGCTGTACGCCGGTCATCGGCAACGGCGTCGTGGTCGACCCATCGGTCCTGCTCTCCGAGCTGAGCGGTCTGAACGAGCGCGGCGTCGACACGTCCAAGCTCCTGATCAGCGGGAACGCGCACGTGATCACGCCCTACAACGTCACCGTCGACAAGGTGACGGAGCGCTTCCTGGGCAAGCGCAAGATCGGCACCACCGGCCGCGGCATCGGCCCGACCTACGCCGACAAGATCAACCGCGTGGGCATCCGCGTCCAGGACCTGTACGACGAGTCGATCCTCACCCAGAAGGTGGAGGCGGCCCTCGACGTCAAGAACCAGATCCTGACCAAGCTGTACAACCGGCGCGCGATCGCCGTGCACCAGGTGGTCGAGGAACTGCTGGGCTACGCCGAGCAGATCGAGCCGTACGTCGCGGACACCGTGCTGGTCCTCAACCAGGCGCTGGAGGACGACAAGGTCGTCCTCTTCGAGGGCGGCCAGGGCACGCTGCTGGACATCGACCACGGCACGTACCCCTTCGTCACCTCCTCCAACCCGACCGCGGGCGGCGCCTGCACCGGCGCCGGCGTGGGCCCGACGAGGATCAGCCGGGTCATCGGCATCCTCAAGGCGTACACGACCCGGGTGGGCGCCGGACCGTTCCCGACCGAGCTGTTCGACGAGGACGGCGAGGCGCTGCGCCGCATCGGCGGCGAGCGGGGCGTCACCACCGGCCGCGACCGCCGCTGCGGCTGGTTCGACGCGGTCATCGCCCGCTACGCGACCCGCGTGAACGGCCTGACCGACTTCTTCCTCACCAAGCTGGACGTCCTCACCGGCTGGGAGCGAATCCCGGTCTGCGTGGCGTACGAGATCGACGGCAGGCGCGTCGAGGAACTGCCGTACTCGCAGTCGGACTTCCACCACGCCAAGCCGGTCTACGAGACGCTGCCCGGCTGGTCGGAGGACATCACCAAGGCGAAGTCCTTCTCCGACCTGCCGAAGAACGCCCAGAACTACGTCAAGGCGCTGGAGGAGATGTCCGGCGCCCCGATCTCCGCGATCGGCGTGGGCCCGGGCCGGGACGAGACGATCGAGGTCAACTCGTTCCTCTGA
- a CDS encoding DUF5063 domain-containing protein, with product MSDATVHDATRNPDDFAVQIADQIESFLVAVTEVARGDEPDSAVPFLLLEVSQLLLAGGRLGAHEDILPDERYEPDLGPEPDVDGLRENLARLLEPIDVYSEVFDPYEPRRAPVPARISDDLADVMTDLRHGMAHYRAGRTTEALWWWQFSYFSNWGGTASATLRALQSLVAHVRLNQPLEELDGLDTDQEIGDETLEIEAGRVMAQEIGGPLGLQGA from the coding sequence ATGTCTGACGCCACAGTGCACGACGCGACGCGGAACCCGGACGACTTCGCGGTCCAGATCGCGGACCAGATCGAGAGCTTCCTGGTGGCCGTCACGGAGGTGGCGAGGGGCGACGAGCCCGACTCGGCCGTCCCCTTCCTGCTCCTGGAGGTCTCCCAGCTGCTGCTGGCCGGCGGCCGTCTCGGCGCCCACGAGGACATCCTCCCCGACGAGCGCTACGAGCCCGACCTCGGCCCCGAGCCGGACGTGGACGGACTGCGCGAGAACCTCGCGCGCCTGCTGGAGCCGATCGACGTCTACTCCGAGGTGTTCGACCCCTACGAGCCCCGCAGGGCGCCGGTGCCCGCCCGGATCTCGGACGACCTGGCCGACGTCATGACCGACCTGCGCCACGGCATGGCCCACTACCGCGCCGGCCGCACCACGGAGGCCCTGTGGTGGTGGCAGTTCTCCTACTTCTCCAACTGGGGCGGCACCGCCTCCGCCACCCTGCGCGCCCTGCAGTCCCTGGTCGCCCACGTCCGCCTCAACCAGCCCCTGGAGGAACTGGACGGCCTGGACACCGACCAGGAGATCGGCGACGAGACCCTGGAGATCGAGGCCGGCCGCGTGATGGCGCAGGAGATCGGCGGCCCCCTGGGGCTGCAGGGCGCGTAG
- a CDS encoding SigE family RNA polymerase sigma factor, translating into MPGASGGMPVIAPMPAARPARIPGQRDGSDDIATVATTTDGAQPVVAGTTVDHLTETYRAHYRSLLRLAALLLDDTASCEDVVQEAFIRVHSARKRVRDREKTLAYLRQTVVNLSRSTLRRRILGLKLLSKPMPDMASAEEGAYDRLERRDLIKAMKGLQRRQREVLVLRYFADMTEAQVAETLGISLGSVKAYGSRGIAALRVAMEASA; encoded by the coding sequence CTGCCCGGAGCGTCCGGCGGCATGCCGGTGATCGCGCCCATGCCCGCAGCGCGGCCCGCCCGCATACCCGGCCAGCGCGACGGCTCCGACGACATCGCGACCGTCGCCACCACCACGGACGGCGCGCAGCCCGTGGTCGCCGGCACGACCGTCGACCACCTCACCGAGACCTACCGCGCGCACTACCGCTCGCTGCTCCGCCTGGCCGCGCTCCTCCTCGACGACACCGCCTCCTGCGAGGACGTCGTCCAGGAGGCCTTCATCCGCGTGCACTCGGCCCGCAAACGCGTCCGCGACCGCGAGAAGACCCTCGCCTACCTCCGGCAGACGGTCGTCAACCTCTCCCGCTCCACGCTGCGCCGGCGCATCCTCGGCCTGAAGCTGCTCTCCAAGCCGATGCCCGACATGGCGAGCGCGGAGGAGGGCGCCTACGACCGGCTGGAGCGGCGCGACCTCATCAAGGCGATGAAGGGCCTGCAGCGCCGGCAGCGCGAGGTCCTGGTGCTGCGCTACTTCGCGGACATGACCGAGGCGCAGGTGGCCGAGACGCTCGGCATATCGCTGGGCTCCGTGAAGGCCTACGGCTCGCGGGGCATCGCCGCGCTGCGCGTGGCGATGGAGGCGTCGGCATGA
- a CDS encoding GntR family transcriptional regulator has protein sequence MPGTGAVTRSTLRQQIADALRDEALAGRLRPGSAFTVKEIAEQYGVSATPVREALVDLSAQGVLEADQHRGFRVPECTPADYRGMIEARSLVTDGMFRALAAGHPALSGTDGARTAAALAVVRRRGEEAQRAAAAGDLTVLIGYDLRFWHELSGLFGNPYLADFLHRLRVRSWVCAVQHLRRLPDVRGRLWAGHTELVDALARREEETARAIVAEANAHSLALVEQLAQAGRT, from the coding sequence ATGCCCGGCACCGGCGCCGTGACGCGCAGCACCCTGCGCCAGCAGATCGCGGACGCGCTGCGCGACGAGGCCCTGGCGGGGCGGCTGCGGCCGGGCAGCGCGTTCACCGTCAAGGAGATCGCCGAGCAGTACGGCGTCTCGGCGACCCCGGTCCGCGAAGCGCTGGTCGACCTGTCCGCGCAGGGCGTCCTGGAGGCCGACCAGCACCGCGGATTCCGCGTCCCGGAGTGCACCCCCGCCGACTACCGGGGCATGATCGAGGCCCGCAGCCTGGTCACCGACGGCATGTTCCGGGCGCTCGCCGCGGGCCACCCGGCCCTCTCCGGCACCGACGGCGCGCGGACGGCGGCGGCCCTCGCCGTGGTGCGCCGGCGCGGCGAGGAGGCGCAGCGGGCCGCGGCGGCCGGCGACCTGACCGTGCTCATCGGCTACGACCTGCGGTTCTGGCACGAGCTGAGCGGCCTGTTCGGCAACCCCTACCTCGCCGACTTCCTGCACCGGCTGCGGGTGCGGTCCTGGGTGTGCGCGGTGCAGCACCTGCGCCGCCTGCCCGACGTGCGCGGCCGGCTGTGGGCCGGGCACACCGAGCTGGTCGACGCGCTCGCCCGCCGCGAGGAGGAGACCGCCCGCGCGATCGTCGCCGAGGCCAACGCGCACTCCCTGGCCCTGGTGGAGCAGTTGGCGCAGGCCGGCCGGACGTGA
- a CDS encoding aspartate kinase: protein MGLVVQKYGGSSVADAEGIKRVAKRIVEAKKNGNQVVVVVSAMGDTTDELIDLAERVSPMPAGREFDMLLTAGERISMALLAMAIKNLGHEAQSFTGSQAGVITDSVHNKARIIDVTPGRIRTALDEGNIAIVAGFQGVSQDKKDITTLGRGGSDTTAVALAAALDAEVCEIYTDVDGVFTADPRVVKKAKKIDWISFEDMLELAASGSKVLLHRCVEYARRYNIPIHVRSSFSGLQGTWVSSEPIEQGDKKVEQAIISGVAHDTSEAKITVVGVPDKPGEAAAIFRTIADAEINIDMVVQNVSAASTGLTDISFTLPKTEGRKAIDALEKNRSGIGFESLRYDDQIGKISLVGAGMKTNPGVTASFFEALSDAGVNIELISTSEIRISVVTRKDEVPDAVRAVHTAFGLDSDTDEAVVYGGTGR, encoded by the coding sequence GTGGGCCTTGTCGTGCAGAAGTACGGAGGCTCCTCCGTAGCCGATGCCGAGGGCATCAAGCGCGTCGCCAAGCGGATCGTGGAAGCGAAGAAGAACGGCAACCAGGTGGTTGTCGTCGTTTCCGCGATGGGCGACACGACGGACGAGCTGATCGATCTCGCCGAGCGGGTGTCGCCGATGCCTGCCGGACGCGAGTTCGACATGCTGCTGACCGCCGGAGAGCGCATCTCCATGGCCCTGCTGGCCATGGCGATCAAAAACCTGGGCCACGAGGCCCAGTCGTTCACCGGCAGCCAGGCGGGCGTCATCACCGACTCGGTCCACAACAAAGCCCGGATCATCGACGTCACGCCGGGCCGCATCCGCACGGCGCTGGACGAGGGCAACATCGCCATCGTCGCCGGGTTCCAGGGCGTCAGCCAGGACAAGAAGGACATCACCACGCTGGGGCGCGGCGGGTCCGACACGACCGCCGTGGCGCTCGCCGCCGCGCTCGACGCCGAGGTCTGCGAGATCTACACCGACGTCGACGGCGTGTTCACCGCCGACCCGCGCGTGGTGAAGAAGGCGAAGAAGATCGACTGGATCTCCTTCGAGGACATGCTGGAGCTCGCGGCCTCCGGCTCCAAGGTGCTGCTCCACCGCTGTGTGGAGTACGCGCGCCGGTACAACATCCCGATCCACGTCCGCTCCTCCTTCAGCGGGCTGCAGGGCACGTGGGTCAGCAGCGAGCCGATCGAGCAAGGGGACAAGAAGGTGGAGCAGGCCATCATCTCCGGTGTCGCGCACGACACCTCCGAGGCCAAGATCACGGTCGTCGGCGTGCCGGACAAGCCGGGCGAGGCGGCCGCGATCTTCCGGACCATCGCCGATGCCGAGATCAACATCGACATGGTCGTGCAGAACGTGTCGGCGGCGTCCACGGGACTCACCGACATCTCCTTCACCCTGCCGAAGACCGAGGGCCGCAAGGCCATCGACGCGCTGGAGAAGAACCGCTCCGGCATCGGCTTCGAATCCCTGCGCTACGACGACCAGATCGGCAAGATCTCCCTGGTCGGCGCCGGCATGAAGACCAACCCGGGCGTCACCGCCTCCTTCTTCGAGGCGCTGAGCGACGCGGGCGTGAACATCGAGCTGATCTCGACCTCCGAGATCCGCATCTCCGTCGTCACCCGCAAGGACGAGGTGCCGGACGCCGTGCGCGCCGTGCACACCGCCTTCGGGCTGGACTCCGACACCGACGAGGCCGTGGTCTACGGAGGCACCGGCCGATGA